A genomic region of Salinibacter pepae contains the following coding sequences:
- a CDS encoding nucleotidyltransferase domain-containing protein, which produces MNVYALKIIVVCSLMPTSSPFSTPVRRALSDAESALGEIYGDRLKKLIVYGSQARGEARPDSDVDLMIVLGGKVYPDEEAQRTSQLVIRLASEYGVALSPLHLSEENFERDRPLPRAARREGVVL; this is translated from the coding sequence GTGAACGTATACGCGTTGAAAATCATCGTCGTCTGTTCCTTGATGCCTACTTCCTCACCCTTCTCTACTCCGGTCCGAAGGGCACTTTCAGATGCAGAGTCTGCTCTTGGAGAGATCTATGGCGATCGGCTAAAAAAACTCATTGTCTATGGCTCTCAGGCCCGGGGGGAAGCCCGTCCCGATAGCGACGTGGACCTCATGATTGTACTTGGTGGAAAGGTTTACCCAGACGAGGAGGCCCAACGCACCAGCCAATTGGTGATCCGTCTTGCCAGCGAGTACGGCGTGGCCCTTTCTCCTCTTCACCTCAGCGAGGAGAATTTTGAACGCGACCGCCCTTTGCCTCGGGCAGCTCGGCGGGAGGGCGTGGTGCTTTGA
- a CDS encoding UPF0175 family protein, which translates to MTPSKDVQLSIPRSVADALALPEGRKKEELQRELAISLYREDMLSFGKAREFAEMSKHAFGRLLGERGVERHYGPDELAEDLRYARGDSSHDEGAAD; encoded by the coding sequence GTGACTCCCTCAAAGGACGTTCAGCTCTCGATTCCTCGTTCGGTCGCCGACGCACTGGCCCTACCCGAGGGCCGGAAAAAAGAAGAGCTCCAGCGCGAGTTGGCCATCTCTCTGTACCGTGAAGACATGCTCTCTTTTGGAAAGGCCCGTGAGTTCGCCGAAATGAGTAAGCATGCGTTTGGCCGGCTGCTGGGCGAGCGAGGTGTCGAGCGGCACTACGGCCCCGACGAACTGGCGGAGGACCTTCGCTATGCTAGGGGGGACAGCTCTCACGACGAGGGAGCAGCAGATTGA
- a CDS encoding type II toxin-antitoxin system VapC family toxin, translating to MTVLLDTNVLIDAAVVSRSYHGTAVRLIAAAERDTIDGLVAPTSIATCWYVAHEREDTDPRPLFDLLADVMRFAPMGRSPLRTALQNPGTDDFEDSYLAAAGTSASASAIATRNESDFVSTTLTPYHPLDLVEMLGK from the coding sequence ATGACAGTCCTACTTGACACGAATGTGCTCATCGATGCCGCCGTTGTGTCCCGTTCCTATCACGGCACGGCTGTCCGGCTGATTGCTGCGGCCGAGCGCGACACCATCGATGGTCTCGTCGCACCCACATCAATCGCGACCTGCTGGTACGTGGCCCATGAGCGGGAAGACACCGATCCGCGCCCACTCTTCGACCTTCTGGCAGACGTGATGCGATTCGCTCCCATGGGACGCTCACCCCTACGAACGGCGCTTCAGAATCCTGGGACCGATGACTTTGAAGACAGTTACCTTGCTGCTGCTGGGACATCAGCCAGCGCTTCTGCAATTGCAACTCGAAACGAGTCGGATTTTGTATCGACGACCCTCACGCCCTATCATCCCCTCGACCTCGTGGAGATGCTGGGCAAGTAG
- the parS gene encoding type II RES/Xre toxin-antitoxin system antitoxin encodes MPTPSTPPRPVESFEDLQAAGLSGLLESIDEGLPARLIGEIQERLGVDTEEMATLLGISPRTLKRRGESGSLTPVESERLYRIARLFRKSTSVFESEEEARSWLKRPQMRLGGEVPLEIARLEPGAREVERLLGRIEHGVPT; translated from the coding sequence ATGCCCACTCCTTCGACCCCGCCCCGCCCCGTTGAGTCGTTTGAAGACCTCCAGGCCGCAGGCCTCTCCGGCTTGCTCGAATCAATCGATGAGGGCCTTCCTGCGAGGCTCATAGGCGAGATCCAAGAGCGACTCGGGGTTGACACCGAGGAGATGGCCACCCTTCTCGGCATCTCGCCTCGCACCTTGAAGCGCCGCGGCGAAAGCGGCAGCCTCACCCCAGTTGAATCTGAGCGCCTCTACCGCATCGCGCGCCTTTTCCGGAAGTCCACCAGTGTTTTCGAGAGTGAAGAGGAGGCCCGCTCCTGGCTGAAACGCCCGCAGATGCGCCTGGGCGGAGAGGTTCCCCTTGAGATTGCCCGGCTGGAGCCGGGCGCCCGGGAGGTCGAACGCCTTCTTGGCCGCATCGAACACGGGGTTCCGACCTAG
- a CDS encoding RES family NAD+ phosphorylase, translating to MADLTVWRLTKEQYSGSAFSGEGARQYGGRFNSPGISVVYTAESLPLALVETMTGLERYDQLRRYVFFRVGIPQGQLSKLEAEDLPDGWDRHPPSSRSQRVGDRWVSREESAVLRVPSVAVPYSYNYLLNPLHEAFDNIEIGQAEPFPVDERLISDR from the coding sequence ATGGCTGATCTGACGGTTTGGCGCCTCACGAAGGAGCAGTATTCGGGGTCGGCCTTCAGCGGAGAGGGAGCGCGCCAATACGGGGGGCGGTTCAACAGTCCGGGGATATCTGTCGTGTACACTGCCGAGAGCCTGCCGCTGGCGCTCGTCGAGACGATGACCGGATTGGAACGCTACGATCAGCTCCGGCGCTACGTGTTCTTTCGGGTGGGGATCCCACAGGGACAACTCTCCAAGCTAGAAGCGGAGGACCTGCCGGACGGGTGGGACCGGCATCCTCCTTCCTCTCGGTCGCAACGTGTCGGTGATCGGTGGGTCTCCCGCGAGGAGTCGGCGGTTCTCAGGGTTCCCTCTGTCGCGGTGCCCTACAGCTACAACTATCTCCTCAATCCTCTGCATGAGGCCTTCGACAACATCGAGATCGGCCAGGCCGAGCCGTTTCCGGTCGACGAGCGGCTGATCTCCGACCGGTAG
- a CDS encoding DUF6364 family protein, which translates to MKSKLTLRLDDGLKERAKQLAEERGTSVSKIVEDYFRLLLHDPSGGDSRAESASGKNAVPDDLPPRTRQMVDALGPAKTDLDLDEDTEAWVDAMHEKHK; encoded by the coding sequence ATGAAGTCAAAGCTTACTCTTCGTCTCGACGACGGTTTGAAGGAACGTGCCAAGCAGTTAGCTGAAGAGCGGGGGACCTCCGTCTCCAAGATCGTAGAAGACTACTTCCGACTCTTGCTCCACGATCCAAGCGGAGGCGACTCCAGAGCGGAATCGGCATCCGGTAAAAATGCCGTTCCTGACGATCTCCCGCCTCGCACTCGACAGATGGTCGACGCTCTCGGTCCGGCGAAGACGGACCTTGACCTTGATGAGGATACGGAGGCCTGGGTCGACGCGATGCACGAGAAACACAAGTAG